The window acatatttttgtcatttttatttgaattattaGTTAATTGTATATCTACAACATTGgcttcattattatttgtattatctAAATTTGGTAGTTTGGATgcaatttttttaaacaaaacttttatattatgtcCAGCTTTAGCACTTGTTTCATGAAACATGGTATTATATTCTTGAGCTTTTTGCATTCCTTCTTCATATGTAACTTTTCTAAGATCACCTAAATCTGTTTTATTTCCTACTAAAGCAATTATAACATCTTTTCCTCTCTCATTCAATATATCCTGTATCCATTTTGTGGTATTTTCAAAGGATTGTCTATTAGTAATATCATATACAACAATTGCTGCTGCGGAGTCCCTAATATAACTTGGAATTAAACTTCGAAATCTTTCCTGACCTGCCGTGTCCCACAATTGTAAGCGTACAGGACCTTCATCCaaatataatgttttaCTCAAAAAATCTATACCAATAGTCGActacacaaaaaaaaaataaaaaaaaaataataataatacaaacatgtgtatatatatatatatatatatatatatatatatatatatatgaacatgTTCAGGTAACTAGCCATTTATATCTACAtaattaatacatatttaaNNNNNNNNNNNNNNNNNNNNNNNNNNNNNNNNNNNNNNNNNNNNNNNNNNNNNNNNNNNNNNNNNNNNNNNNNNNNNNNNNNNNNNNNNNNNNNNNNNNNAAATACAAAcatgtgtatatatatatatatatatatatatatatatatatatatatgaacatgTTCAGGTAACTAGCCATTTATATCTACAtaattaatacatatttaaaaaaaaaaaaaaaaaaaattaacaattatatttatgttaatgtatattaaaaaaagctagctattataatattaatgtgtcttataaaaaaaaaaacaaaaaaaacacacacacacattattattaaaaataaatataaaaatatagataagCATATATTTCTCTTAATTAGTTATACTTggtaattattatcaaagGTATCATACATGAATCTTGTAATTATAGATGTTTTACCAACAGCTTGctaaaaaggaaaatataacaaaataatgatttaaataaaaatgtatatattttaattattatattaattaattaattaattaatttatttatttatttattattattattattatgattattatgattattattttattacttCTCCTAAGAAAACAAgtttgtatttatttagtCCCGAGTctaaaaagaaaaaaaaaagtaagaaaaaatggatatataaaagaatgGGATATAATtcacaaaatatatagaaatataaattcttgaatattcttcattaatcagtatatacatatatatctaataaTACAACAAAATAAAGTTTTGCAgttcaaaaaatatatatgttatatataatactttttagaccacatatatatataatatatatatatatatatatataaatatattctcattttttattattcaatATATTCTCAGAAAATGAATAGAATAATTTCTACAATTATAATTTGTTCTTAATCTTTCaatctttattttatttttcttttttgctttattcattttttctgCTTACTTTGAAATTCATCCATTATATAGATGgggaaaaaataaaaaaatatttttaattaagAATTAGTCtctaaatatttttttttaaagttaaaagaaaataaaacGATATATCAATAAAAAATCTATTTTTTCCATAATTATTCCAAATTGTTtcacttttattttatattctcttattttatttatttatttattagtatattatattatta of the Plasmodium reichenowi strain SY57 chromosome 11, whole genome shotgun sequence genome contains:
- a CDS encoding ras-related protein Rab-6, putative codes for the protein MDEFQNSGLNKYKLVFLGEQAVGKTSIITRFMYDTFDNNYQSTIGIDFLSKTLYLDEGPVRLQLWDTAGQERFRSLIPSYIRDSAAAIVVYDITNRQSFENTTKWIQDILNERGKDVIIALVGNKTDLGDLRKVTYEEGMQKAQEYNTMFHETSAKAGHNIKVLFKKIASKLPNLDNTNNNEANVVDIQLTNNSNKNDKNMLSKCLC